Proteins encoded in a region of the Clostridium butyricum genome:
- the zapA gene encoding cell division protein ZapA translates to MIKVTVNINGMSYNLKGEKDEKYLLGVASYVDSRIKEIMSKKSGLSTNAATVLAAVNIADELYESDDQLDRIIKEKEEIEKERNLLKNNIAKYNEKLETVIKEKTSIEAQFGKKESELHERYKNQEVTYNELKEEINKLKLENEKLLKGNKEINEEFKKKKNVVESLTKELTEIKEKNKINYKKIDDSKNKEHRLNRELQQANDRINTLTSKLKAVTDEKEKIAEELKNINDSNLEIAAALEEINITKVNLDGENQGLKEKNILLETELENTKEKLNNEKLSMEEQILDLSNTLNEEKSKNTLLSKDYNDCKLELSELNKLYEENDTVLKDYKMKLEVQVKSYNELEKKLENEKQILNKKIEEKISSEKDLNNLLKDVQQKCTELDKQVKDGDMEKAQLNKQLNDLFDETDKEINQYKERLNNLNKQQESMKCEINLLNDDRKKLEGEIEGLKDIEKKLNLEIGELTDINDELSGQLEKIQEEKRILEKDLSDSKVENAGLKNEIEKLKEDTVNKIIMKDEEIVTLNSSLEVRESQLKKINEDLASKTRAVSRLEKELEDKQGIFLKLKREIEEKEKRIKDTGNEIVQIKEDYNNCLLKINKYEIEIANNRESIDDLNNRILGLEKEKTQILSEKDELIEDSKSFQHRLFELQAKVIDAEIELAKAKKEQLGPIVTKGNRK, encoded by the coding sequence ATGATTAAGGTAACAGTTAATATAAATGGTATGAGTTATAATTTAAAGGGTGAAAAAGATGAGAAATATCTTTTAGGCGTAGCAAGTTATGTTGACAGTAGAATTAAGGAAATAATGTCTAAAAAATCTGGATTAAGCACGAATGCTGCAACAGTTCTTGCAGCAGTAAATATTGCAGATGAATTATACGAATCTGATGATCAACTTGACAGAATAATTAAAGAAAAAGAAGAAATAGAAAAAGAAAGAAATTTATTAAAAAATAATATTGCAAAATATAATGAAAAATTAGAGACTGTAATTAAAGAAAAGACAAGCATTGAAGCACAGTTTGGGAAAAAGGAATCAGAACTTCATGAAAGATATAAAAATCAGGAAGTAACTTATAATGAACTTAAAGAAGAAATAAATAAATTAAAATTAGAGAATGAGAAGTTATTAAAAGGTAATAAGGAAATAAATGAAGAATTTAAAAAGAAAAAAAATGTAGTGGAATCTTTAACTAAAGAGTTAACTGAAATAAAAGAAAAGAATAAAATTAATTACAAGAAGATTGATGATTCAAAAAATAAGGAACATAGATTAAACAGAGAACTTCAACAGGCTAATGATAGAATAAATACTTTAACAAGTAAGTTAAAAGCAGTAACAGATGAAAAAGAAAAAATAGCAGAAGAATTGAAAAATATAAATGATTCAAACTTAGAAATAGCAGCAGCTCTTGAAGAAATAAATATAACTAAAGTTAATCTTGATGGAGAAAATCAAGGATTAAAAGAAAAAAATATTCTTTTAGAGACTGAACTTGAAAATACAAAAGAAAAGCTGAACAATGAAAAGTTAAGCATGGAAGAACAAATATTAGATTTAAGCAATACTTTAAATGAAGAAAAATCTAAAAATACATTACTATCTAAAGATTATAATGACTGTAAACTCGAGCTTAGTGAATTAAATAAATTATATGAAGAGAATGATACTGTTTTAAAAGACTATAAGATGAAATTAGAAGTACAAGTTAAATCTTATAATGAACTTGAAAAAAAATTAGAAAATGAAAAGCAAATTTTAAATAAGAAGATTGAAGAAAAAATATCTTCTGAAAAAGATTTAAATAATTTATTAAAAGATGTACAGCAAAAGTGTACTGAATTAGATAAACAAGTTAAAGATGGAGATATGGAAAAGGCTCAATTGAACAAACAATTAAATGATTTATTTGATGAGACTGACAAAGAAATTAACCAATATAAAGAAAGATTAAATAATTTAAATAAGCAACAAGAATCAATGAAATGTGAAATAAACCTTTTAAATGATGATAGAAAAAAACTAGAAGGTGAAATAGAAGGATTAAAAGATATTGAGAAAAAACTTAATCTTGAAATTGGTGAATTAACAGATATAAATGATGAGTTATCTGGTCAATTAGAGAAAATTCAAGAAGAAAAACGTATTTTAGAAAAAGACTTAAGTGATTCAAAAGTTGAAAATGCAGGATTAAAAAATGAAATAGAAAAATTAAAAGAAGATACTGTAAATAAAATTATCATGAAAGATGAAGAAATAGTTACATTGAATTCAAGTCTTGAAGTAAGGGAATCGCAATTAAAGAAAATAAATGAGGATCTTGCAAGCAAGACAAGGGCAGTTTCAAGATTAGAAAAAGAACTTGAAGATAAACAAGGAATTTTCTTAAAACTTAAGCGAGAAATTGAAGAAAAAGAAAAAAGAATTAAAGATACTGGAAATGAAATTGTTCAGATAAAAGAAGATTATAATAATTGTCTTTTAAAGATAAATAAGTATGAAATTGAAATTGCAAATAATAGAGAATCAATAGATGATTTAAATAATAGGATTTTAGGATTAGAGAAGGAAAAAACACAAATTCTAAGTGAAAAAGATGAATTGATAGAGGATTCTAAATCTTTCCAACACAGATTGTTTGAATTGCAAGCAAAAGTCATAGATGCTGAGATTGAACTTGCGAAAGCAAAAAAAGAACAACTTGGTCCAATAGTTACAAAAGGAAATAGAAAATAA
- a CDS encoding endonuclease MutS2, with the protein MNEKSLRILEFNKIKDKIKKYARTNAGKEKISDLAPYDNVYEINNKLDETNEALEVILDKGNPPLEGLFDIHEGVERARKGGTLTPEQLLKIGSTLRAARNMKEFFKREDFEKAYERLEDLAYILTPVKNLEDDIERSIVSEEEISDKASATLYNIRRSLKEKNSSVREKISSIVRSHSKYLQDDLYTMRGDRYVIPVKSEYKSAVPGIVHDQSSTGATFFIEPMSLVNLNNEIRELVLKEKAEIDRILAELSFKVKENSEQCLSNFKMLVEFDFIFAKARYGERLNAVRPLIREDGRFNIYSGRHPMIDDDKVVPSDVYIGEDFDTLMITGPNTGGKTVTIKMVGLLHIMGLSGLLIPARDNSSLSFFTEVFAEIGDEQSIEQNLSTFSSHMTNIVEIMRYVDDKSLVLFDEIGSGTDPAEGAALAISIIETLRSRKSRIIATTHYSELKAYALKTDGVENASVEFDIETLRPTYRLLIGVPGKSNAFEISKRLGLVEGVIKRAKAYMSEENLQFENLIRDLQEKSIVAKKEAREASALKKEAEELKLRYEDKLQKLEKARDKAYMDARHEAKEIIANAKEEADEILKAMRALEKMGIEGGGRARLEEERKKLKDSLEHKEKGLHNMKENEGEPITNVTLGMEAFLPSLNQTVVIISMPDNRGDVQVEAGIMKINVKLKDLRKTKVTKQEKVKKKREVKLNLSNIESRVDLRGMDSEEACYKTDKYLDDAYRANLGEVTIVHGKGTGVLRNAITAMLKRHPHVKSFRLGVYGEGGDGVTVVELKA; encoded by the coding sequence ATGAATGAAAAGAGTTTAAGAATATTAGAATTTAATAAAATAAAAGATAAGATTAAAAAATATGCACGTACCAATGCAGGTAAAGAAAAGATTTCAGACCTTGCTCCTTATGATAATGTTTATGAAATAAACAATAAGCTGGATGAAACAAATGAAGCTTTAGAAGTAATACTTGATAAGGGGAATCCTCCTCTTGAAGGACTTTTTGATATACATGAAGGTGTTGAAAGAGCAAGAAAAGGAGGGACGTTAACTCCAGAGCAGCTTCTTAAAATAGGAAGTACTTTAAGAGCTGCAAGAAACATGAAGGAATTCTTTAAAAGAGAAGATTTTGAAAAAGCTTATGAAAGACTTGAAGATTTAGCTTATATATTAACCCCAGTGAAAAATCTTGAAGATGACATAGAAAGATCAATAGTTTCAGAAGAAGAAATAAGTGATAAGGCAAGTGCAACATTATACAATATAAGAAGAAGCCTTAAAGAGAAAAATTCTTCTGTAAGAGAGAAGATAAGTTCAATAGTCAGAAGTCATTCTAAATATCTTCAAGATGATTTATATACTATGAGAGGTGACAGATATGTTATTCCAGTTAAATCTGAATATAAAAGTGCTGTACCTGGAATAGTTCACGATCAGAGTTCAACAGGAGCTACATTTTTTATAGAACCTATGAGTCTTGTTAATTTAAATAACGAAATAAGAGAACTTGTATTAAAAGAAAAAGCTGAAATAGATAGAATATTAGCTGAACTTTCATTTAAAGTTAAAGAGAACTCTGAACAATGTTTAAGTAATTTTAAGATGCTTGTTGAATTTGATTTTATTTTTGCAAAAGCAAGATATGGTGAAAGATTAAATGCAGTAAGACCACTTATAAGAGAAGATGGAAGATTCAATATTTATAGTGGAAGACATCCTATGATAGATGATGATAAAGTAGTTCCATCAGATGTTTATATTGGTGAGGATTTTGATACACTTATGATTACAGGTCCTAATACAGGTGGTAAGACCGTAACTATAAAAATGGTTGGACTTCTTCATATTATGGGATTAAGTGGTTTGTTGATACCAGCACGTGATAATTCATCTTTATCATTTTTTACTGAAGTTTTTGCTGAAATAGGTGATGAGCAAAGTATTGAACAGAATCTTTCAACATTTTCATCTCATATGACTAATATTGTTGAGATAATGAGATATGTAGATGATAAATCATTAGTACTTTTTGATGAAATAGGTTCTGGAACAGATCCGGCAGAAGGTGCTGCACTTGCAATATCTATAATTGAGACTTTAAGAAGTAGAAAATCAAGAATTATTGCAACAACTCACTATAGTGAATTAAAGGCATATGCATTAAAAACTGATGGCGTAGAAAATGCTTCTGTTGAATTTGATATAGAGACATTAAGACCTACATATAGGCTTCTTATAGGAGTACCTGGTAAGTCAAATGCTTTTGAGATTTCAAAGAGACTTGGGCTTGTTGAGGGTGTAATAAAGAGAGCAAAGGCATATATGTCAGAAGAAAATCTGCAGTTTGAAAATCTTATAAGAGATTTACAAGAAAAGAGTATAGTTGCTAAAAAAGAAGCAAGGGAAGCAAGTGCTCTTAAAAAAGAAGCAGAAGAACTTAAATTAAGATATGAAGATAAACTTCAGAAATTGGAAAAAGCAAGAGATAAGGCATATATGGATGCTAGACATGAGGCTAAGGAAATCATTGCAAATGCAAAAGAAGAAGCTGATGAAATATTAAAGGCAATGAGAGCTTTAGAAAAAATGGGAATAGAAGGTGGAGGAAGAGCAAGACTTGAAGAAGAACGTAAAAAACTTAAAGATAGTCTTGAACATAAGGAAAAAGGCCTTCATAATATGAAAGAAAATGAAGGAGAACCAATAACTAATGTAACACTTGGGATGGAAGCTTTTCTACCTTCATTAAATCAAACTGTAGTTATTATTTCAATGCCTGATAATAGAGGTGATGTACAGGTTGAAGCAGGAATAATGAAGATTAATGTAAAGCTGAAGGATTTAAGAAAAACAAAAGTAACTAAACAAGAAAAAGTTAAGAAAAAAAGAGAAGTAAAACTTAATTTAAGTAATATAGAATCAAGAGTAGACTTAAGAGGAATGGATTCGGAAGAAGCATGTTATAAAACTGATAAGTATCTTGATGATGCATATAGAGCAAATCTTGGAGAGGTTACAATTGTTCATGGTAAGGGTACTGGTGTATTAAGAAATGCAATAACAGCAATGCTAAAAAGACATCCACACGTAAAATCATTTAGACTTGGTGTATATGGTGAAGGTGGAGATGGAGTAACTGTGGTTGAACTTAAAGCTTAA
- a CDS encoding U32 family peptidase, whose protein sequence is MKNVELLAPAGSMESLIAAINNGADAIYLGGSKFSARAYASNFDNETMMKAVDYAHSYGVKVYVTMNTLLKQNELKEALKYVGYLYEIGVDALIIQDAGLINLIKNIYPKFELHASTQMTVHNGEGALYFYEKGLQRIVLSRELSLDEIKYISNDLGIETEIFVHGALCVCYSGQCLMSSMIGGRSGNRGRCAQSCRMQYTLKGEVSGERKGYLLSPKDTCLIEDIDAIIKSGTSSLKVEGRMKKPEYVAGVTQNYRKAIDKVEKQTKFDLSKGKNQLAQLFNRQGFAKAYLYKNTGKDMMSFNYAKNTGVFIGKVQDNGEVILEADVALGDGIRFDDDGFTLSKIMLKGKEVKEANKGDRVKLFPTGGYKKGYRLFKMSDKKLFDELHDYIKPYKRKILLTGEVEFKVNAPIILKTVFNGKEYKVYGEIIEEASNKPLSRERVEEALKKSGEIPYKFDNIIFDVFDEGFIRIASLNNLRRELFENILKDATSSYRRKRIMEEVKSPSCKFNGKLGYIYSCTTKDQFKALMEENSVDNIALNIFYSRVKGFLNKGDIKGLEDINHNKNIFLKVPEIIKQDFETITKVIDELSPYIKGIITSNAGIIRKYKNSMFIIGDYKLNIFNHEGAEFYSEDIDIPSLSVELNRKELKEVMKDIKCKIAVNIYGKTELMVSEYCPVGSTFGNKASKKECSMPCMKDNFTLIDRMNEKFRVLCDNSCRSHILNSLPINLIEECEEMETFNIENFRVDFLDETYEDVKDVIKQINCGKKNENRIYTKGHYKRGVE, encoded by the coding sequence ATGAAAAACGTAGAATTACTGGCTCCAGCAGGAAGTATGGAAAGTCTTATTGCTGCAATAAACAATGGAGCTGATGCAATATATCTTGGAGGAAGTAAGTTTTCCGCGAGAGCTTATGCTTCAAATTTTGATAATGAGACTATGATGAAAGCTGTTGATTATGCTCATAGTTATGGTGTTAAAGTCTATGTTACAATGAATACTCTTTTGAAACAGAATGAATTAAAAGAGGCGTTAAAATATGTTGGATATTTATATGAAATAGGAGTTGATGCTTTAATAATTCAAGATGCAGGATTAATTAATTTAATCAAGAATATTTATCCTAAATTTGAACTACATGCATCAACTCAAATGACAGTACATAATGGAGAGGGCGCATTATATTTTTACGAAAAGGGTCTTCAAAGAATAGTTTTATCAAGAGAATTATCTTTAGATGAAATAAAATATATATCAAATGATCTTGGAATAGAAACGGAAATTTTTGTTCATGGTGCATTATGTGTTTGTTATTCAGGTCAATGCTTAATGAGTTCTATGATTGGTGGAAGAAGTGGGAATAGAGGTAGATGTGCTCAAAGCTGCCGAATGCAGTATACTTTGAAAGGTGAAGTATCTGGTGAAAGGAAGGGATATCTTCTAAGTCCTAAAGATACATGTCTTATTGAAGATATCGATGCAATAATAAAAAGTGGAACATCATCTTTAAAGGTTGAAGGAAGAATGAAAAAGCCTGAATATGTTGCAGGAGTTACGCAAAACTATAGAAAAGCTATAGATAAGGTTGAAAAACAGACTAAATTTGATCTTAGTAAAGGAAAAAATCAGCTTGCCCAATTATTTAATAGGCAGGGGTTTGCGAAAGCTTATCTTTATAAAAATACAGGTAAGGACATGATGAGTTTTAATTATGCTAAAAATACGGGTGTATTTATAGGCAAAGTTCAAGATAACGGAGAAGTTATTTTAGAAGCTGATGTTGCTTTAGGAGATGGAATAAGGTTTGATGATGATGGTTTTACTTTAAGCAAAATAATGCTAAAAGGAAAAGAAGTAAAAGAAGCTAATAAAGGTGATAGAGTTAAGCTTTTTCCAACTGGAGGATATAAAAAGGGATACAGATTATTTAAAATGTCTGATAAAAAATTATTTGATGAACTTCATGATTATATAAAGCCCTATAAGAGAAAGATTTTACTTACAGGAGAAGTAGAATTTAAAGTTAATGCACCTATCATATTGAAAACTGTATTTAATGGAAAAGAATATAAGGTATATGGTGAAATTATAGAAGAAGCTTCTAATAAACCTTTAAGTAGAGAAAGAGTGGAGGAAGCGTTAAAGAAATCAGGTGAAATTCCGTATAAATTCGATAATATAATATTTGATGTTTTTGATGAAGGTTTTATACGAATTGCATCACTAAATAATTTAAGAAGAGAACTATTTGAAAATATTTTAAAGGATGCTACAAGCTCTTATAGAAGAAAAAGAATTATGGAAGAGGTAAAAAGTCCTTCGTGTAAATTTAATGGGAAGCTTGGATATATATATAGCTGCACAACAAAAGATCAGTTTAAGGCTTTAATGGAAGAAAATTCAGTTGATAATATTGCATTAAATATATTCTATAGCAGGGTGAAAGGCTTCTTAAATAAAGGAGATATAAAAGGATTAGAAGACATTAATCATAATAAAAATATTTTCCTTAAAGTTCCAGAAATAATTAAACAGGACTTTGAAACCATAACAAAAGTAATTGATGAATTATCACCTTATATAAAAGGTATAATAACATCCAATGCAGGAATTATAAGAAAATATAAGAATTCAATGTTTATAATTGGTGATTATAAACTTAATATATTTAATCATGAAGGTGCTGAATTCTATAGTGAAGATATTGATATTCCAAGTTTAAGCGTAGAACTTAACAGAAAAGAATTAAAGGAAGTAATGAAGGATATTAAGTGTAAAATTGCAGTGAATATTTATGGTAAAACTGAACTTATGGTAAGTGAATACTGTCCTGTAGGAAGCACATTTGGAAACAAAGCTTCAAAGAAAGAATGTAGTATGCCATGTATGAAAGATAATTTTACATTAATAGATAGAATGAATGAGAAGTTTAGGGTGTTATGTGATAATAGTTGTAGAAGTCATATATTAAATTCACTTCCTATAAACTTAATTGAAGAGTGTGAAGAAATGGAGACCTTTAATATAGAGAATTTCAGAGTTGACTTTTTAGATGAGACCTATGAAGATGTTAAAGATGTTATAAAGCAGATTAATTGTGGTAAGAAAAATGAAAATAGGATTTATACAAAAGGCCATTATAAAAGAGGCGTAGAATAA
- a CDS encoding DUF523 domain-containing protein, whose protein sequence is MYIISACLCGVNCKYSGKNNMNEKCMKLFQEGKAILVCPEQLGGLSTPRNPTELDSIAKEVVEGEGKAIDKEGNDVTKQFLDGAYETLRIAKNAGISKAILKEGSPSCGCNFIYDGTFLGNKIEGKGITAYVLEQEGIDVISDEDLEESNRKLVYLNGYDREKAKKIKLFKEENDEESDYFDLTENLEDMSDLPESVETNVKRLMISLAKDLMGFEENDEIAEATGLSIDEVEDIIKKM, encoded by the coding sequence ATATATATTATTAGTGCATGTTTATGTGGAGTGAATTGCAAATATAGTGGTAAAAATAATATGAATGAAAAATGTATGAAGCTTTTTCAAGAAGGAAAAGCTATACTAGTATGTCCTGAACAACTTGGAGGTTTATCTACACCAAGAAATCCAACAGAATTAGACTCTATAGCAAAAGAAGTTGTTGAAGGAGAAGGAAAAGCTATTGATAAGGAAGGAAATGATGTTACAAAGCAATTTCTAGACGGAGCATATGAAACACTAAGAATAGCTAAAAATGCAGGAATAAGCAAAGCAATACTTAAAGAAGGAAGCCCTTCATGTGGATGCAATTTTATTTATGATGGAACATTTTTAGGAAATAAAATTGAAGGAAAGGGAATAACAGCTTATGTTTTAGAACAAGAAGGAATAGACGTTATTTCTGATGAGGATTTAGAAGAAAGTAATAGGAAACTTGTATATCTTAATGGATATGATAGAGAAAAAGCTAAGAAAATAAAATTATTTAAAGAAGAAAATGATGAGGAATCAGATTACTTTGATTTGACGGAAAACTTAGAAGATATGTCGGATCTTCCAGAAAGTGTTGAAACAAATGTTAAGAGATTAATGATATCTTTAGCTAAGGACTTGATGGGATTTGAAGAAAATGATGAAATAGCTGAAGCAACAGGATTGTCAATTGATGAGGTAGAAGATATTATTAAAAAAATGTAA